The following are from one region of the Veillonella nakazawae genome:
- a CDS encoding amidohydrolase: protein MSVKDFVQQRRDDFIAMRRDFHMYPEPAWLEYRSAAKVAEKLIALGYDVALGAEVLDLDSRMGLPSEDVMKAAMARAMDEGADPELVEKMGYGKTAIVATMKFSDDGPVVAFRADMDSNDVIESKASNHTPAKNGFRSRHEKAMHACGHDTHMTMGLGLAEYIATHKDGLKGTIKLIFQPAEEGVRGAKAMVKAGVVDDVDLMFGMHIGFNEQLSNCFACSDHGFLATTKLDAVFHGYSSHAGGSPEKAQNAMLAGCTAVLNLQAIARHSGGASRMNVGVFESGTGRNVTPDVATLKLETRGATTEINDYMIERTKTIIKGAAEMHDCTFEITKQGETPAGRISDDLAREVQSIIEPLGIFKEVPFDYSGGGSEDCAYFLNRVIDRGGRATYMVLGSAIKAPHHNPLFDIDEEDMLNGIVALGTIATHYLK from the coding sequence ATGTCTGTAAAAGATTTTGTACAACAACGCCGCGATGATTTTATCGCTATGCGTCGAGATTTTCATATGTATCCAGAGCCAGCTTGGCTCGAATATCGTTCTGCCGCTAAAGTAGCTGAAAAGCTAATTGCCTTAGGTTATGATGTGGCACTCGGTGCAGAAGTGCTTGATTTAGATTCTCGTATGGGTTTGCCTAGCGAGGATGTTATGAAAGCGGCAATGGCTCGTGCTATGGATGAAGGTGCTGATCCTGAACTAGTAGAGAAGATGGGCTATGGTAAAACAGCTATTGTGGCAACTATGAAGTTTAGTGATGATGGTCCTGTAGTAGCGTTCCGTGCAGATATGGATTCCAATGATGTAATCGAATCTAAAGCATCTAACCATACTCCTGCTAAGAATGGTTTCCGTTCCCGCCATGAGAAGGCTATGCATGCTTGTGGTCATGATACACATATGACAATGGGCCTTGGTCTTGCTGAATATATTGCTACACATAAGGATGGCTTGAAGGGTACTATTAAACTGATCTTCCAACCAGCAGAGGAAGGCGTACGTGGTGCTAAAGCGATGGTAAAGGCTGGCGTAGTAGATGACGTAGATTTGATGTTCGGCATGCATATCGGATTTAATGAACAGTTATCTAATTGCTTTGCTTGTAGTGATCATGGCTTTTTAGCGACTACAAAACTTGATGCTGTATTCCATGGTTATTCTTCCCATGCAGGTGGTTCTCCAGAAAAGGCTCAAAATGCCATGCTTGCAGGCTGTACAGCTGTGCTTAACTTACAAGCCATTGCTCGCCATAGTGGGGGTGCATCACGCATGAATGTAGGTGTTTTTGAAAGTGGTACAGGTCGCAATGTTACTCCTGATGTAGCAACACTTAAATTAGAAACTCGTGGTGCTACTACAGAGATCAATGATTATATGATTGAACGCACTAAGACCATTATTAAAGGTGCCGCAGAAATGCATGATTGTACCTTTGAAATTACAAAACAAGGTGAAACTCCTGCAGGCCGTATTAGCGATGATTTAGCTCGCGAAGTACAATCTATCATTGAACCATTAGGTATCTTTAAAGAAGTTCCATTCGATTATAGCGGTGGCGGTAGTGAAGACTGTGCTTACTTCTTAAATCGTGTTATTGATCGTGGTGGTCGAGCAACCTATATGGTATTGGGCTCAGCTATTAAAGCACCTCATCATAATCCACTCTTCGATATCGATGAAGAAGATATGTTAAATGGCATTGTTGCATTAGGTACAATTGCTACTCACTATTTAAAATAG
- a CDS encoding M20 family metallo-hydrolase produces the protein MIRRERLAKDFDSMAQLTAPGEGINRLAFTDSDWEGRQYIIDRMTDAGLSVEIDDFGNVIGYKVGKKPELPIVMVGSHTDSVPNGGNYDGVVGVLSAIEAVRSMTDDGFEHDHTIAVVDFMCEESSRFGVATLGSKAMRGELTLQDLQRLVDKQGISLYDALKERNLNPDAIEHMEYKRPVKSFTEIHIEQGKVLEYEAKPIGIVTGIAAPERFYVTIRGNADHSGATPMNLRHDALCGASKIILGIEEIASMQEEPPVVGTVGVVEVVPGAMNVIPGVVKLGVDIRSISKVARDSVVTLIKEFIDVIAEKRGLSYTIEPVAQDYPVAMHSAMIREIEEAVQSVGVDYMTMPSGAGHDAMHWADDVPTGMIFIPCREGISHNPAEFADMDDIVTGAKILDTVLRKLSLESTKLN, from the coding sequence ATGATTAGACGAGAGCGATTAGCTAAGGACTTTGATTCTATGGCACAGTTGACTGCACCTGGTGAAGGTATAAATCGTCTAGCTTTCACCGATTCTGATTGGGAAGGTCGCCAATATATCATTGACCGTATGACTGATGCGGGCTTGAGTGTTGAAATAGATGATTTCGGGAATGTTATAGGCTATAAGGTTGGTAAGAAACCTGAGCTACCGATTGTCATGGTTGGTTCTCATACGGATAGCGTACCTAATGGGGGCAATTATGATGGTGTTGTAGGTGTATTATCTGCTATCGAAGCGGTTCGCAGTATGACTGATGATGGTTTTGAACATGACCATACCATTGCAGTGGTGGACTTTATGTGTGAAGAGTCTAGCCGTTTTGGAGTGGCTACATTGGGCAGTAAAGCTATGCGCGGTGAATTGACATTGCAAGATTTACAACGCTTAGTAGATAAACAAGGCATTTCCTTGTATGACGCATTAAAAGAGCGTAATTTAAATCCAGATGCTATTGAGCATATGGAATATAAGAGACCTGTAAAGTCTTTCACAGAAATTCATATTGAACAAGGTAAAGTGTTAGAGTACGAAGCTAAGCCTATCGGTATTGTAACGGGGATTGCTGCACCAGAACGGTTCTATGTAACCATTCGTGGTAATGCGGATCATAGTGGGGCCACACCAATGAACTTGCGTCATGATGCACTCTGTGGGGCTTCTAAAATCATTCTCGGCATTGAGGAGATTGCATCCATGCAAGAAGAGCCTCCAGTAGTGGGTACAGTCGGTGTAGTAGAGGTTGTGCCAGGAGCGATGAACGTTATTCCTGGGGTCGTTAAACTGGGCGTAGATATTCGCAGTATTTCTAAGGTGGCCCGAGATTCTGTAGTTACCCTCATTAAGGAATTTATTGATGTTATTGCAGAGAAACGAGGCTTATCCTATACGATTGAGCCTGTTGCACAAGATTATCCGGTGGCGATGCATTCAGCAATGATTCGCGAAATTGAAGAGGCTGTTCAGTCTGTAGGCGTAGACTATATGACTATGCCAAGCGGTGCTGGTCATGATGCCATGCATTGGGCTGATGATGTTCCTACAGGAATGATTTTTATCCCATGCCGCGAAGGTATTAGCCATAATCCGGCTGAATTTGCAGATATGGATGACATCGTTACGGGAGCTAAGATATTAGACACGGTGCTAAGAAAGCTTAGCTTAGAAAGTACTAAACTTAACTAG
- the dcuC gene encoding C4-dicarboxylate transporter DcuC has product MVIAGIVIVVATFIAIIKQFETRLVLLLSGLLMCFIGGQIGAGTTAFVKELTNPGLVPTICTVLGFSYVMEYTKCTEHMVYFISAGLKKMTKIIIPGAVIITFLINIALPTAAGCAAAVGALLIPALIRSGVHPAMAGSAIFLGTWGSALSPGLMFNPQVAQLAGEDVMTVIASFSMQAIIGIVVAAILLNIVAIVKKEHTGYVLKDGNEEEGKEFKVNYLYAIIPIIPLVLLVLGSKQVAVIPEISVPVSMLIGTAIGIIAVRPNVTEAVKKFFRGTGDGMCDVVGLMAAAAAFTAGMQYIGLTNALIDGMKNSQQIAQIGAAFGPFLLAVISGSGNAAALAFNGAVTPHAADFGYGIMQLGSMAQLGAGIGRSMSPVAGAGIIIAGLAGINPMEMAKRNAVPCIIATVVIMLLLL; this is encoded by the coding sequence ATGGTTATTGCTGGTATTGTTATTGTAGTGGCGACGTTTATTGCCATTATTAAGCAGTTTGAAACACGGCTTGTGTTGTTATTATCGGGCTTGTTAATGTGCTTTATTGGTGGACAGATTGGTGCTGGTACGACAGCCTTTGTAAAAGAACTTACAAATCCAGGTCTTGTACCAACCATTTGTACAGTGCTTGGTTTTAGTTATGTTATGGAATATACAAAATGTACAGAGCACATGGTATATTTCATCTCTGCAGGCCTTAAAAAGATGACTAAAATCATCATCCCTGGTGCTGTTATTATTACGTTCTTGATCAACATTGCGTTGCCTACAGCGGCAGGCTGTGCAGCTGCAGTAGGTGCTCTATTAATTCCTGCACTTATTCGCTCCGGTGTACATCCAGCGATGGCAGGTTCCGCTATTTTCTTAGGGACTTGGGGTAGTGCATTGAGTCCTGGTCTTATGTTTAACCCTCAAGTAGCACAACTCGCTGGTGAAGATGTAATGACCGTTATCGCGAGTTTCTCTATGCAAGCCATTATTGGCATTGTCGTAGCAGCTATTTTGCTCAATATCGTAGCTATTGTTAAAAAGGAACATACAGGATATGTATTAAAAGATGGTAACGAAGAAGAAGGCAAAGAATTTAAAGTAAATTATTTATATGCTATCATCCCAATCATTCCGCTTGTATTACTCGTACTCGGTAGTAAACAAGTAGCGGTAATTCCAGAGATATCTGTTCCTGTATCTATGCTCATTGGTACAGCTATCGGTATTATTGCTGTACGTCCGAATGTAACGGAAGCAGTTAAGAAATTCTTCCGCGGTACTGGCGATGGTATGTGTGATGTAGTCGGTCTTATGGCTGCGGCGGCAGCCTTTACTGCGGGTATGCAGTACATTGGACTTACAAATGCACTCATTGATGGTATGAAGAACTCTCAACAAATCGCTCAAATTGGCGCAGCCTTTGGTCCATTCTTATTAGCTGTTATCTCTGGTTCTGGTAATGCGGCAGCCCTTGCGTTTAACGGAGCTGTAACACCTCATGCGGCAGACTTTGGCTATGGTATTATGCAACTCGGCTCCATGGCTCAATTAGGTGCTGGCATCGGTCGTAGTATGAGTCCCGTAGCAGGCGCAGGTATCATCATTGCTGGCCTTGCAGGTATTAACCCTATGGAAATGGCAAAACGCAATGCTGTACCATGTATTATTGCTACAGTAGTGATTATGCTCTTGTTACTATAA
- a CDS encoding MFS transporter has translation METWKRTVYISLVCVFCTAFGVSQLAPILPLYFHDLGVQTPEAMSLWSGLATGATYIIVCLAAPFWGRVADKKGRKITLIRSSFGMALCNVLIAFQTTPEGVVLIRLIQGLVSGFYSASITLIASESPIERTGWALGLLASANLAGSLIGPLLGGYIADTVGIRNDFIIVGALMGLAGVLATIFIHENYVPQPNPEKLSIRKLKEQIPEFNSIVALCVASFIYAICIMSLQPVISVYIKGIVPSDTENLAFIAGAVFSAMGIAQLMSSSPLGKLVDKIGPRKVLVVSLIYVGILNIPQAYVSDVYQLAIIRFLQGFGLGGMLPALNTYLSSKTPREFTGQVFSYNQSCLFFGYFLGSVGGASLMAWLGFTTLFWVSGGLFIISALWIGFKLK, from the coding sequence TTGGAAACATGGAAACGAACGGTATACATCAGTTTAGTCTGTGTATTCTGTACAGCCTTTGGTGTAAGCCAGTTAGCTCCAATTCTGCCTTTATACTTTCATGATTTAGGCGTACAAACTCCAGAAGCTATGTCCTTATGGTCTGGGTTAGCCACTGGCGCAACCTATATAATCGTTTGCTTAGCAGCACCATTTTGGGGGCGTGTTGCGGACAAAAAAGGTCGTAAAATTACATTAATACGATCTAGCTTTGGCATGGCATTATGCAATGTATTAATTGCTTTTCAAACTACACCCGAAGGGGTTGTTTTAATCCGGCTCATCCAAGGTCTAGTAAGTGGCTTTTACTCGGCATCAATTACATTAATAGCTTCAGAATCACCTATCGAGCGGACGGGTTGGGCCTTAGGATTATTAGCATCTGCTAATCTTGCTGGTTCACTAATAGGGCCTTTATTAGGTGGATATATTGCTGATACAGTAGGCATTCGCAATGACTTCATCATCGTCGGTGCGCTCATGGGTTTAGCTGGTGTGCTGGCTACTATATTCATCCATGAAAATTATGTACCACAACCGAATCCTGAAAAACTTTCCATCCGTAAGTTGAAAGAGCAAATACCGGAATTTAATAGTATTGTCGCATTATGTGTAGCGTCCTTTATCTATGCAATATGCATCATGTCCTTACAACCTGTTATCTCTGTATATATTAAGGGAATCGTTCCTAGTGATACAGAAAATCTAGCATTTATTGCAGGCGCTGTATTCTCCGCTATGGGTATTGCTCAACTTATGAGTAGTTCTCCACTGGGTAAATTAGTCGACAAGATTGGGCCACGGAAAGTATTAGTAGTATCTCTTATTTATGTAGGGATTCTAAATATCCCTCAAGCCTATGTTTCTGATGTATATCAACTGGCAATCATCAGGTTCCTACAAGGTTTTGGTTTAGGTGGCATGTTGCCTGCCTTAAACACTTACCTCTCTTCAAAAACGCCTCGAGAATTTACAGGCCAAGTATTTTCCTATAATCAGTCTTGTTTGTTTTTTGGTTATTTCTTAGGGTCTGTTGGTGGTGCTAGCCTTATGGCATGGCTAGGCTTTACTACCCTATTCTGGGTTAGCGGTGGCTTATTTATTATTTCCGCTCTCTGGATTGGCTTCAAACTTAAATAA
- a CDS encoding SEL1-like repeat protein, with amino-acid sequence MSFYFTDQIQQSFNKIFHQCNKDIAWAGKAELDTLVKLDEEGQKIPGIGDVYAILARVYSGPQFTWIEAGFPEDDTKAYSYLHTAIRKGSAIAILQAMRTSGALTPTIEKELPMTKDQAFQHVYEGAQKGCSYCAYAIANVFQWGDYQFLPSARKIVNEGEPSGVVHFLKSLFVQVDQHRLANKVTAIAQQWLHKSAAAGLVIAYRNLRLTYAEQNNKAMEEQVIFEGAAAGLPLMTYLAGDICKSRGEHERALEYFERGVTMNNGMCLREAAEYYAKPCESNKRIPQDIQKALRYYERAAISPDYLDFNDHAYVTMQAIILRTLNIDGQSQDWSRIAHLLQQPAIYTLDGIWPYLAYVFTFKKGNTPAIRTAIECVNQASKCYDRYGSYDYADHLWQLAAGYCYEIGAMTKEPDLDQAVTFYEHARESINRLNTINDNCFGTGKPLAIPDEASERLEAFELVDGHYQYKEGIQQSSTTCNPMPPAWPQNSVDVLEIFEDSTTGWRTNKYDWNFIEREWDTQKYLSFIIYDNRQSIENVIYDVYSIVMFHNEDKNSCTIYLYGYIEDTSRQDENVDPRVYEMRYFKEMSIPAGLALIKNFYDNATLPVIDESWEKEYKNTTPPREYVLTCDNDIFYLNQYEYPNQMIKDALEGVANGKYNIIEVRPSSLDDQCISYYIERAKGKNLRIRLYATVDEDNVYGFERESCNLTSINYWIQEAITSNKLPDLSDWDEIKKK; translated from the coding sequence ATGAGTTTTTATTTCACTGATCAAATACAGCAGTCTTTCAATAAAATATTCCACCAGTGTAATAAAGATATAGCTTGGGCGGGCAAGGCTGAGCTTGATACCCTTGTGAAACTTGACGAGGAAGGCCAAAAGATTCCTGGTATTGGCGATGTGTATGCTATTTTGGCGCGCGTCTATTCCGGCCCTCAGTTCACCTGGATTGAAGCAGGCTTTCCTGAGGATGACACAAAGGCATATAGTTATTTACATACAGCTATTCGCAAAGGCAGTGCCATCGCTATTTTACAAGCTATGCGTACCTCTGGTGCCCTTACACCAACTATTGAAAAAGAGTTGCCTATGACGAAGGACCAAGCATTCCAGCACGTCTATGAGGGCGCCCAAAAGGGTTGTTCTTACTGTGCCTATGCCATTGCCAATGTATTCCAATGGGGAGATTACCAGTTCTTGCCATCTGCACGAAAGATAGTTAATGAAGGTGAACCATCCGGTGTTGTTCATTTTTTAAAATCTTTATTTGTACAAGTAGATCAACATAGATTGGCAAATAAAGTAACCGCCATTGCGCAGCAATGGTTACATAAATCCGCAGCGGCAGGCCTTGTCATTGCGTACCGCAACTTGCGCCTTACCTATGCCGAGCAAAATAATAAGGCAATGGAAGAACAAGTTATTTTTGAAGGGGCTGCAGCAGGTTTGCCACTCATGACGTATTTAGCTGGCGATATTTGTAAGTCTCGCGGGGAGCATGAACGAGCTCTCGAATATTTTGAGCGTGGCGTAACCATGAATAATGGCATGTGCTTGCGTGAAGCTGCCGAGTACTATGCAAAACCATGTGAGTCTAACAAACGAATTCCTCAAGATATTCAAAAGGCCCTCAGATACTACGAGCGTGCTGCTATAAGCCCAGATTATTTAGACTTTAACGACCACGCTTATGTTACAATGCAAGCCATCATTCTTCGCACATTGAATATCGATGGTCAGTCTCAAGACTGGTCTCGCATCGCTCACTTATTACAACAACCAGCTATTTACACTCTCGATGGTATTTGGCCATATCTCGCTTATGTATTTACTTTCAAAAAAGGTAATACCCCTGCCATAAGAACCGCCATAGAGTGCGTCAATCAGGCTAGCAAATGTTACGATAGATACGGTAGTTATGACTATGCGGACCATCTATGGCAACTGGCCGCCGGCTATTGCTACGAAATTGGGGCCATGACAAAAGAACCTGATTTAGACCAAGCCGTTACGTTCTACGAGCATGCTCGTGAAAGCATCAATCGTCTCAACACAATAAATGATAATTGTTTTGGTACTGGTAAGCCGTTGGCAATTCCTGACGAAGCCTCTGAACGATTAGAAGCCTTTGAACTCGTTGATGGACACTATCAGTACAAAGAAGGCATACAGCAATCTTCTACAACATGTAATCCTATGCCACCTGCATGGCCTCAAAACTCCGTAGATGTATTAGAAATCTTCGAGGACTCTACTACTGGTTGGCGTACTAATAAATACGACTGGAATTTCATCGAGCGCGAATGGGATACACAAAAATACCTCAGTTTTATCATCTATGATAACCGCCAATCCATAGAAAACGTAATTTACGATGTGTACAGTATCGTTATGTTCCATAATGAAGACAAAAACTCTTGTACTATCTATCTATACGGCTACATTGAGGATACTAGCAGACAGGATGAAAACGTGGATCCTAGGGTATATGAAATGAGATACTTCAAGGAGATGTCCATTCCTGCAGGTCTCGCATTAATTAAAAACTTCTATGATAATGCTACATTGCCTGTTATTGATGAAAGCTGGGAGAAAGAGTACAAAAACACTACGCCTCCACGAGAATATGTATTAACTTGTGACAACGATATCTTCTACCTCAATCAATATGAATATCCAAACCAAATGATTAAGGATGCCTTAGAAGGCGTAGCGAATGGCAAGTATAATATTATTGAGGTTCGCCCTTCTAGCCTTGATGATCAATGTATTAGCTATTACATCGAGCGCGCAAAAGGTAAAAACTTACGCATTCGACTCTATGCCACTGTAGATGAAGACAACGTATATGGCTTTGAACGAGAGTCTTGCAACTTAACCTCCATCAACTACTGGATTCAGGAAGCTATAACTAGCAATAAGCTTCCTGACTTAAGCGATTGGGATGAAATTAAAAAGAAATAA
- a CDS encoding anthranilate synthase component I family protein has translation MIFPSLDRVKAIAPGYDIVPVYMEILSDVRTPISVLKALKQVSSHTYLLESADNSNHWGRYSFLGYDPKIELFCKNHQMTIKDGTTRTFECSDPAAEIRNILSQYKSPRLEELPTFTGGFVGYFACEYIRYIEPTLDFPTPDDDSAMVNDVDLMLFDKVIAFDHYKNKIYLIANISTDDLERNYNKAELELKALADLVVNGKEADIPKGILKTEFTSEFTKDEFEAVVKKTQHYIKEGDIFQCVVSNRREAEFDGSLLNAYRVLRTLNPSPYMFYLSGGDVELTGASPETLVKLTDGKMYTFPIAGTMRRGKTEAEDLAIEEKLINDEKELAEHNMLVDLGRNDLGKIAKFGSVQVEALHMLQRFSHVIHITSTVSGDIQDGKDALDAIGATLPAGTLSGAPKIRAIEILHELEKSPRGVYGGAVGYIDFSGNMDVCIGIRMAMNKGGKVYVRAGAGIVRDSVPASEYNETLIKGQSMISAITDAQEVE, from the coding sequence ATGATTTTTCCTAGTTTAGACCGTGTGAAAGCTATCGCACCGGGCTACGATATCGTGCCTGTATATATGGAAATTTTATCCGACGTACGGACACCGATTAGCGTGTTGAAAGCGTTAAAACAAGTGAGCAGTCATACGTACTTGCTTGAAAGTGCGGATAATAGTAATCATTGGGGCCGTTACTCCTTCTTGGGCTATGATCCTAAGATTGAACTCTTCTGCAAAAATCATCAAATGACTATCAAAGACGGTACAACGCGTACCTTTGAATGCTCTGACCCAGCTGCAGAGATTCGCAATATTTTGAGCCAATATAAAAGCCCTCGCTTAGAAGAATTACCAACATTCACAGGTGGCTTTGTAGGGTATTTTGCTTGTGAATATATCCGCTACATCGAGCCAACATTGGATTTCCCAACACCAGATGATGACTCTGCGATGGTAAACGATGTAGACCTTATGCTCTTTGATAAGGTTATCGCATTCGACCATTACAAAAATAAAATCTACTTGATTGCTAACATCAGTACAGACGATTTAGAACGTAATTACAACAAGGCTGAGCTTGAACTTAAAGCACTAGCTGATCTCGTAGTAAACGGTAAAGAGGCGGACATTCCAAAAGGCATTCTTAAAACAGAGTTTACCTCTGAGTTTACAAAGGATGAGTTTGAAGCAGTTGTTAAAAAGACACAGCACTACATCAAGGAAGGGGATATCTTCCAATGTGTTGTATCTAACCGCCGTGAAGCTGAGTTTGATGGTAGCTTGTTAAATGCGTACCGCGTATTGCGTACATTGAACCCATCGCCATACATGTTCTACCTATCTGGTGGTGATGTAGAGCTTACAGGTGCTTCTCCAGAAACATTGGTAAAATTGACGGATGGTAAGATGTACACCTTCCCAATTGCAGGTACTATGCGCCGGGGTAAAACCGAAGCAGAGGACCTCGCTATTGAAGAAAAACTCATTAACGACGAAAAAGAGTTGGCTGAACATAATATGCTTGTTGATCTTGGTCGTAACGATTTAGGTAAAATTGCTAAATTCGGTTCCGTACAAGTAGAGGCGTTACATATGTTGCAACGTTTCTCCCACGTAATTCATATTACATCTACTGTAAGCGGCGACATTCAAGATGGTAAAGATGCTCTCGATGCTATCGGTGCTACATTGCCAGCAGGTACATTGTCCGGGGCTCCTAAAATTCGTGCTATTGAGATTTTACATGAACTTGAAAAAAGCCCGCGCGGTGTATACGGCGGCGCTGTAGGTTACATCGATTTCTCCGGTAACATGGACGTATGTATCGGTATCCGCATGGCCATGAATAAAGGTGGCAAAGTCTATGTTCGAGCTGGTGCTGGTATCGTTCGCGATAGTGTTCCTGCTAGTGAATATAATGAAACCTTGATCAAAGGCCAATCCATGATTTCCGCAATTACAGATGCACAGGAGGTAGAATAA
- a CDS encoding anthranilate synthase component II — MVLLIDNYDSFSFNLYQLVGSIDPDIKVIRSDELTVEEIRALKPDYVILSPGPGRPADAGVYEDLLRECKGEFPILGVCLGHQAIGEVFGGTVSYAKQVMHGKQSVAKQVHPSKILKGVPEQFEVARYHSLAIIDETMPSELIVTSITDDGEVMSVEHKDYPIYGVQFHPESIMTPNGEQMIRNFLEK; from the coding sequence ATGGTACTCCTTATAGATAATTATGATAGCTTCTCCTTTAACTTATACCAATTAGTGGGCTCTATCGATCCAGACATTAAAGTCATCCGCAGCGATGAATTAACAGTTGAAGAAATCCGCGCGTTGAAACCAGACTATGTGATACTTTCACCAGGCCCTGGCAGACCAGCTGATGCGGGCGTATACGAAGACCTATTGCGCGAATGCAAAGGCGAATTCCCAATCCTCGGCGTATGCCTTGGTCACCAAGCCATCGGCGAAGTATTCGGCGGCACCGTTTCCTATGCAAAACAAGTTATGCACGGCAAACAAAGCGTAGCCAAACAAGTACACCCATCTAAAATCCTAAAAGGCGTACCTGAACAATTCGAAGTAGCACGCTACCACTCCTTGGCAATCATTGACGAAACCATGCCAAGCGAACTCATCGTTACATCCATTACCGACGACGGCGAAGTAATGAGCGTAGAACACAAAGACTACCCAATCTACGGCGTGCAATTCCATCCGGAATCCATCATGACACCGAACGGGGAACAAATGATTCGCAATTTCTTAGAAAAATAA
- the trpD gene encoding anthranilate phosphoribosyltransferase, with translation MIKDALYAVTHGQDLSYDLAKDTMNKIMSGDVADVPMAGFLCALAAKGPTVDEVTAFAEVMREKAGSVPHAGTVVEIVGTGGDEANTFNISTTSGFIISAAGIPVAKHGNRSVSSKCGAADLIEALGAKLELNGEQNEAVLNKANMCFMFAPVYHQAMKYAGPVRKALGVRTVFNILGPLANPAGATVELMGVYDKSLVEPLARVLANLGVKRGAVVHGFDGLDEITATNKTYVCEINNGAFTSYEFDPKEYGFDYADKTELEGGDATVNAEITRRVLGGEQGGKRTAVLLNAGMAIYLAKEGLTLAEGIEEAKNMIDSGKAFATMEQFVKATQEV, from the coding sequence ATGATTAAAGACGCATTATATGCAGTAACGCATGGTCAAGATTTATCCTACGACCTTGCAAAAGATACAATGAACAAGATTATGAGCGGTGATGTAGCTGATGTGCCTATGGCAGGTTTCTTGTGCGCCTTGGCGGCAAAGGGCCCTACTGTAGATGAGGTTACGGCTTTTGCTGAGGTTATGCGTGAGAAGGCTGGTTCTGTGCCTCATGCAGGTACTGTTGTGGAAATCGTAGGTACTGGCGGCGACGAAGCGAATACGTTCAATATTTCTACTACATCTGGTTTTATCATTTCCGCTGCAGGTATTCCTGTAGCAAAGCATGGTAACCGCAGTGTATCTAGTAAATGTGGTGCTGCTGATTTGATTGAAGCCTTAGGCGCTAAGTTAGAGCTTAATGGTGAACAAAATGAGGCAGTCCTCAACAAAGCAAATATGTGCTTCATGTTTGCTCCTGTATATCACCAAGCTATGAAATATGCTGGCCCTGTACGTAAAGCGTTAGGTGTTCGTACTGTGTTCAATATCCTCGGACCTTTGGCAAACCCAGCAGGTGCTACTGTAGAGTTGATGGGCGTGTACGATAAATCTTTAGTAGAACCATTGGCTCGCGTGTTGGCTAATCTTGGCGTTAAACGCGGTGCTGTGGTACACGGCTTTGATGGCCTTGATGAAATTACGGCTACCAACAAAACGTACGTATGCGAAATTAATAATGGTGCTTTCACAAGCTACGAATTCGATCCTAAGGAATACGGGTTTGACTATGCAGACAAAACAGAGCTTGAAGGTGGCGACGCTACGGTAAATGCTGAGATTACTCGCCGCGTTCTCGGTGGTGAGCAAGGTGGTAAACGCACAGCTGTTCTTCTAAACGCTGGTATGGCGATTTACCTTGCGAAAGAGGGCCTTACATTAGCAGAGGGCATTGAAGAGGCGAAAAACATGATCGATTCTGGCAAGGCTTTTGCTACAATGGAACAATTTGTGAAAGCAACGCAAGAGGTATAA